TCCTGCGCTTCAGTTCCTCGAAGGGCATGCTGGTATCGATTATGCCTCGCTCGTAGAGCATCTGGTCGACGTATCCGTTGACGACGATCCGCCAGTCAAATTTTGCATCCGGATTGAACTGTGCGGTATGCCCCCTGATGTTGGTCGTGCAGTTGCTGGTGAGGGCGTTGTACCACTCGGGTTGATGCTTGATGCTGTTGACCTCCTTGAGATAGGCGAGGGTTCCCAGGCCGCCATGGCGAGGAGACAGAGGGAAAGGAATATCGTGCCGCATGTGGCAAGAAACCTGGTCATGGGCCACTTCACTATTGAACTAAAAATGGGGGGAGTGTGTTGGGGGAACCGCTCCACAAAACATTACCATCCGCTGAAAAATTTGCGCCCTTACCGCAATGACAATCACACGCTCCACCCCCGGCACTCCGAGGAGAAAAAGCCTTGGCACCTGAAGACGGCATGGCTCCGTGTATTTCTCGACAGCCGTTGCCAGTATCAGTTGGCGCTACTATCAACAGCTTTTGAATTAGATATGTATAATTATAATGGCTGTGAGGCGGGATGAAGCACCCGCTCCGGATGGCGCCTGTCTTCTGAGCATGAGCACCGTTGAGTGCTGTCTGCTCCTGCAGTTCTACTCGGAGTTCACCTTGCTAGCAATGGCAGGCGACGACTTGTCCCGGTCCTGGAAACACAAGGCGTGAAGGAGCCACTATGAAACGAAAAGCGCTGTGGTTGCGGATTGCGACACTCCTGGCAGCCGTTCTCCTCGCCCTCCCCCTTCTGGCCCTGGCTCAGGACTCAGACAACACACCCCAAAAGAAGCTGTCGAAGGAGGAATTGGGCCAACTGCTGGCGCCAATTGCACTTTACCCCGATGACCTGGTGACGCAGATCCTGATGGCATCGACCTATCCGTTGGAAATCGTACAGGCGGACCGTTGGGTAAAAAGCCACAAGCAGAGCGCGGGAGAGCAACTGGCAAAAGACCTTGAAAAGGAAAGTTGGGACCCGAGCGTTAAGTCCCTCGTCCAATTTCCCACTGTGCTGGCCGCGATGAGCGACAAACTCGACCTGACTACAAAGATCGGCGATGCCTTCCTCTCCCAGCAGCAGGACGTTTTGGAAACGATCCAGGAATTGCGGAAAAAGGCGCAGGCCGCGGGTAACCTGAAGTCGACCAAGGAGCAGGTAGTGGTGGTGGAAAAGGAGACCATCATCATCAAGCCAGCCGATCCTCAGGTAATCTACGTCCCCAGCTACAGCCCGACCGTCGTGTACGGGACCTGGCCATATCCCGCATACCCTCCAGCCTATTACTATCCGCCGCCCCCCCCTTCTTACCCGGCGTATCATTTTGCCGCAGGCATGGCAGTAGGGGTTGCCTGGGGGTATGCCTGGGGGCACAGCGACTGGCACGGGCAGGAGGTAACGATCAACCACAACCAGAACGTCACTCTCAACCGCAACATCGACCGCAGCAAGTATGAAAACCGTCAGGGGGGGAACAGTACCTGGCAGCACAACCCGAGCCACCGCAAGGGGGTGGCCTACAAAGATGGCGCCACGGCCAAAAGGTATGGACAGTCCCCGGCACGCTCGACGGCGGCGAGGGCAGACGCCAGGGGGTACGGGAGCGGGCGTGGGGCTGGCACGGGCGCACGCCAGACACCCGGAGGCACGGGTCGCGTAGGCGAGCCTGGCGCAGCACGGGGCGCTGGAACATCAAGTAGGGCCGCCGGTTCCACAACGCGCACCGCAGCCTCCTCCCGAGGCGGGCGTGACAGCGCATTCGGTGGCGGTTATGGTAGCGGCACGCAGGAACGGGTAGCCAGTGACAGGGGGCGGGCAAGCCGCCAGAGCAGCTTCGGCAGCAGTGGGGCCTCCCGATCTGGCGGAGGATTTGGCGGCGGTTCACGAGGCGGAGGCGGCGGTTTCCGCGGCGGTGGCGGTGGTCGTCGCAGGTAAGGGGTGAACCTATTTCCGCGTACGGAGGAGACACACGATGGTGAAGACATTCCGGGAAAAGCGCATATGCTTCGGTCTGCTGCTGGCTATACTATTGGCCCTTGGCTGCGCGGCACACGCCCTGGGGGCATCTCCCTCGCAAAAGCAAAGGACCTTCGACTCCGCTGAGGAGGCCGTGAAAAGCCTGATCGACGCGGTAAGAAGTAGGGATTCCGGGGAAGTTCTTGCCATTCTCGGCCCTGGGTCGCGGGAGATCGTCACTTCCGGGGACCCCGTGGCCGACAAGTCCGGCAGGGAAGAATTCCTCAGACTGTATGACGAAAAGGCGGTAATCGAAGGGGCAGGTACCGGTAAAGCACTCCTGTCCATCGGAAAGGAGGGTTATCCCTTTCCTATCCCGGTAGTCAAAAAGAGCAGAGTGTGGGTCTTTGACGCCAAGGCAGGAAAGGAGGAGCTACTGAACCGCAGGATCGGCCGCAACGAGTTGAAGGCAGTCGACGTCCTGCACGCCTACGTGGACGCCCAACGTGAATATGCCGCCATGGATCCGAACCATAACGGAGGAGAGTTCGCCCAGAAGATCCGCAGCACTCCGGGGAAAAAGGACGGGCTCTATTGGGAAGCGAAGGACGGCGAGGACGAGAGCCCCCTCGGTCCGTTGCTCGCCCAGGCAGCAAGGGAGGGGTACCGCGCGACAAACGAAAAGCGTATCCCCTACCACGGATATCTCTTCAGGATCTTGACAGCCCAGGGCAAGAATGCCGACGGGGGGGCCTTTGACTACGTAGTAAACGGAAAAATGGCCCTTGGCTTTGCTCTGGTGGCGTACCCGGCACAATACGGCTCGTCCGGCGTCATGACGTTCATCATTAACCAAAAAGGTATCGTCTACCAGAAGGACATGGGACCGGACACCGGCAAAGTTGCGGCAGCCATCAAACTTTACAATCCCGACAAGAGCTGGAAGAAGGTGGAACCGGATACATCTGTAGCGGGAGACGCAACGGGAAGATGAAGAGATCGCGAGAGATGTGCGAGCAGGGGATGCCGTCATAGCCATGCCCTGCGTGCCTTCGGCAGACCGCTGGAACCGGTCTTCAAATCTGTCGGCGCCGTCGTGGGATTGGAGGCCCCCTCAAATGGTACTTTTCAGGCTGGGCTAAAGCTTCACTGCAGATGTCAATTGCTGAAATACCAACTTTGCGCCGTAGTTTGTCAGATGGTTTGTATCGCGGTACAGCGGGTTCAAACCTGAAGTGTGCCCGTTAAAGCACTGGGCATCACCACATCCAAGTCCTATCAGGCGGTCCCTCTCGTTGAACAAGGTAAATTTTGGTGCCTGAGTCAACATCTCGATCCGGCTGTCGACGTAATCTGCCGCAGCCTCCTTGACTGTTTTGACCTGATCGACCTTATTGAGCATTGCCGCACGCATAGGCTCGACAGAAAGGGAATATCTCGGGGTGAAGAAGATGACATGGGCATTGAGTTGAAGCATATGGTGGATCAAAGCTGACAAGTAATCCATGTCCTTGCGCAGCAACTCCTTGTCGCTATGCCCCGTATGACTGTAGTACGCGCCGATAACTACGATATCGTCAAAACGATTTTTTTCGATCACTTCTTCAAGAAGGCGCATTGCCTTGCCACATTGCCCCCCGTTCACCCCCGCCTGACTCGGAAGGAATCCGCACCCGCCGACTGAGAATTGCCAGGCGTCCAGCTTCTCGATCGTGACGTACCTGCGGAATTCGGCCGAGTAATCTGCACTGTGAGAATCCCCGACCAGCAGTATTTTTTTCGCATCCGGCTCAATGTTAACTCTGCCGATGCTGGCCCCTTCAGAAATGCACAGGTTACCATCCACTCCTTCGGGAGAGACAGGTATGAGCGCGGCGGATTCGAAATAATCCCTCGGAAGGGTGCTTGGTGCAGTCCTGGCTGTGAAGCCGTTTTTAGCGTGCCCGGCAAAACCCGTTGCCAGGAAGAACACGGTGCACACGGCACCATAGCGGAAGATCTGTGCGCGGGAAAAACGGCGACGATCCCTGAATGGCGTCTCAACGTACTTCCAAGTCAGATATGCGAGGATTGCCGTAGCAAGCACTAGCGTTGCTAACAGAAGAAAACTTGGCTCGTTGAGACTCCTATGCCTGGCAAAGGCAAACAACGGCTGGTGCCATAAGTATGCGCTGTAGCTTATTAGCCCAACACCAACGAGGTGCTTACTTCCCAGAAGCCTGCCAACGAGAGTTTGAGGCGTTGCAGCTACGATGATGAGTGCTGTGCCGATCGTCGGTATAAGTGCATACACGCTTGGAAAGGGAGTTCCCTTGTCGAAGGCGCATACGGCGTATGCAATCAAGGAGAGACCGGCGAAGCTAGCGAACTGCTGTGAGCAGTTGACTTCATCACGTGCAGAGTCATTGCCGGAGAGATAGAACGCGGCGAAAACGCCGATCAGTAGTTCCCACACCCGAGTAGGCAGCAAAAAGAAAGTGAAGGTCGGATGCGCCAGCGAACCCCACTGCGCTATACCTAGACTTATGACAGCCACCACAGCGAATATCGTGACTATCCACCGCCTGCCCACCTTCCACGTCAGCAGCAGGACGATTGGAAACAGCATGTAGTATTGTTCTTCTACAGCCAGGCTCCAGGTGTGTAACAGCGGAACCAATTCAGTAGAGGCGTCAAAGTATCCACTTTTGAGAAAGAAAAAGACGTTCGAAGAAAAGCCCGAAACAGCAACCAAGCTTTGTGAAAACACCTTCATGTCCGAGGGGAGCAACCAGAGCCAGGCAAACGGTAAACAGGCAAACATCACGACAAAGAGCGCCGGCAGTATCCGCCGCGCTCTGCGCTCGTAAAAGCTCGCCAGCGTGAAGGTGCCGGCGCGCTTCTCAGCAAGTATGACAGAGGTTATCAAGTAGCCGCTGATGACGAAAAAGACGTCAACTCCGACAAATCCACCTGAAAATAGTCGAAAGCCTGCGTGAAAAAGTATGACCGGGATGACTGCCAAAGCACGCAGCCCGTCTATCTCTGGTCTGTATTTCATAGCTCCTGCCACCTGTAAATCCCTCCACCGGGTCGCAATGCTAGTTCCCCTGTCGGCCAACGTCAACTGTTTTCCCGGCCAATGACAGATTTACCTTTCGTCGATGTCAGGGCGGGTGGCGGCTGAGCGCTTAGGTGGATTCTATTCTTAATTGCACCAGTTGATGTAAAAGCAGGACATGACAGGCAAATCTGGTAGTGTGTGAAGCGCGACCAACACATACCCCAGGAGGAGCCCGCCATGTCCCACACGCATCTTACAGAAAATGAGCGATATGTCATCAGCCATTTGAAGGTGGCGAAATTTAGCCTTCGCGAAATCGGCCGTAGGCTTGGACGCCATCACACAAGCATCATGCGCGAGATTGCGCGCAACGGCCCGACATACCCCGATGGAGTTTACTGGTACACCTTCACGCATGGCACTGCGCTTAAACGTCGTCACCAGCCCAGGTCTTTCCGGCGGCAGGACAACGCCGATCTGGTCGCTTACGTTGAAGAGAAATTGATGCTGGATTGGCCACCTGAAGCCATTGCCGCCAGGCTCAAAATGGATTTCCCAATGGACCGGGCGATGCGCATCAGTCATGAAACCATCTACCGCTGGATTTACCTAGACGCCAGAGAAGGTGGCGAGCTTCACAAGCATCTTCGCCGTCGGAGGCGGAATCGCCGTAGGCAAACGCGCTACTGCGCAGGACGGCGGTTCATTCCGGGTCGAGTCTCAATTAAGGAGAGGCCGGCAGTAGTTGGTACCAGAGAACGATTTGGGGACTGGGAAGGCGACACGCTGCACGGTGCGAAAGGCGCAGGAAACCTTGCCACGTACGTTGAGCGCAAGAGCCGCTTTTTACTTGCCGCAAGACTCGCAGACAGAAGGGCCGCAACCATGACGGATCATAGCGCGAGGTGCTTCAGCCCTCTGCCCGAGATCCTCTGCCAGACAGTAACCGTTGATAACGGTAGTGAGTTTGCGGAATTCAAAGATCTGGAAACTAAGACAGGGCTTACCGTGTATTTCGCGGATCCTTATGCGTCTTGGCAGCGTGGCACCAATGAGAACACAAACGGCATCTTGCGGCACTACTTTCCGAAGGGGTTCGACTTCAGGACCCTATCAGAGGAAGAAATTCAGCAGGTCGTGAAACAGGTCAACGATCGACCACGAAAGTGCCTCGGCTACCGGACTCCTGCGGAAGTTCTGCGTGCATCATTCGGTGGTGCATTTACAACTTGAATTCACCTTAGGCTGGACGGGGCGAGGGGGACAGGCACCTTCTAATGGGAGGCGCGAGGGGGACAGGCAGCTTCTCATGTGCAGAAGCGCTGAGGACTGGATCGGAAGGAACTGTACTGCTTAAAATGCAAGGGGACTGGCACCTGCGGAGCCAGTCCCCGAAAAACAGTGGTGCAGAAGACGCAAAAAAGGGATTGGCCATATCAGCCGATCCCTTTAAATTTGTTTGGTTGCGGGGAGAGGATTTCCCTCTGACCTTCGGGTTATGAGGGACACTGCCTCTAGGTCGTCTTCCCCTATCATTCAGTAACTTACAGCAATTTTGCTCAGTTGTCTATCACGCCTCGGCTTGCCATGTCACCATGTTTGCCATATTTTCCAAATTTGGTGTACAAATTGGTGTGCAGCTATCAGCATCGCGGAGAAAGTCTGACAGGTAGAAACGCGGTCCATGTGGAGCGTCCACGAGGGGAATTGGGGATTGAGCCCGTACTAGGCAATGTATAAGTGATAGAAAGCAATACACACGGCCGCCTCATCAAGACCACCCTCCTCACCCCTGTTCATCGGACCAGAGCTTAGTCTGTTGACATTGAGGTTCGTTTATATTATCGTAAAGTCCCTCACATGCAAGGTGTTCTGACTATTGAGTATAAGCCACATCCCCTTAAGGCATCATGCGATGTCTCTTCAGTGAAAAAAGCTAAAGAATCTACTGCTCGCGACAAAGTTCACCACCCGGAATCGATCATCTACCCTGTTCCTTGGTAATCCCCTGCGAAGGAAGCCAGGGAGTGCACTCGACCACCAATAGTATTTAATAACAAAAGAAATGTAATGAGTCATAGGATACTGCTTATACTTCCTGCATATAATGTCGAGAGGGGATTCGAGGATATCCTTTCGCAGGTTCCACGGTCTCATACACTCATCGTAGACGACGGGAGTTACGATAGCACGTATGAAGTGGCGATGGATCTAGGATTTTCGGTTGTCCGACATACTGCGAATCTCGGTGTTTCAGCTGCGATCAGAACCGGCGAGTCCTATGCTAGGCTCCATGATTACACCCACGTGATCCTGATGGACGCTGATGGCCAACATCCACCACACTTGCTGGATACCTTCCGCCATGCGCTAAGCAAGTCCGACTTTGTTCTCGGTGATAGGTTTGGACATCTCGAAGGCATCCCCCCACAAAAAATTGCTTCTAACTTGTTTGCCTCTCTTCTGATCGATGAAGTAGTGGGAGTATTTATAAGAGACGTATCGTGTGGCTATCGCGGATACAGGTTAAGCCAGAGAACATCGCGAAATGTAATAAGTGGTTATAGTGAGATTTACAGGAAGGTGATTTTCAATGCGCTCACAGGTGTCATGCCTATGAGGATCCCTGTACCGGCTATTTACGATACCACCTTTCCGGTTGCTACCAAACGCAGCGAAGTGCTCGCCGTGTGTAATGCACTTTCACTTTTTGTTGCTGACAATCCTCTTCTCGCACATATTTTGGACTTAGCCAACACCAGAGAAAATATCACTGCACAAGTTGGACCCGCATCATTTTCAGCTCTGTATTACCCGGATTTTGACTCATATGTCTTTACTACAGATACATCACAGGCGATTGCACTCTATGGCGATTAGAAGCATCGGGGTCATTCCCGATGGTACCAGAAGATGGGCGGCGCGAGAGGGAATCAGTTTGCCCTGCAGTTACGCCCACGCCTTTAAGAATTTGACTAAACATATCGATGCGCTCTCCAAACGCGGCGTCAGACACATTCATGTGTACATGTTCAGTCTCTACAACCTCAAGAGGATTCGGGACGAAATTGACGCCTGTCTGGATGCTGAATGTGAATTCATCGACAACCTTGTTGCCAGAGAAATCCCAATAGCTGTTTATGGCGACATAGAGGCTATGAGGGATGCTCACGCACGCATTGCAGAAATAATGGAAAGGCTCCGCTACGTCCAACATCCCGAGGGCGATGCAACCACCGTCCACCTATACATAGGCTACTCTTTTGAAAATCATCTACGCGCACTTTTGGCCGGGAAAAGGGAGATTTCATCCATAGTGGAATCACTGGCAGCCGAAAGAATTGACCTACTTATTCGTACCGGGGGAGCATCAACTTTAAGTGATTTTCTACCTATTCATTCGAGGTATGCGCAACTGCATTTTCTTCCGGCTTTGTTCAATGATTTTACTGTACGTGAACTGATATCGATATGCGAGCAACATGATGCTGCTTCAAAAGCCTACAAATACGGAGAGTGATACGCACGCTTATTCTGTGTGTCTGATGAGCATAAGGTTGTCTTTTATGCCCTTGTGGCATTTGGTGCCTTGTTAGCATCCGCCGTAACCCAAACCTGGGATCGAATTCACTACCGAAACATTGCCGCAACCGGTGAAAAACGAGGTTCTCGTGAGATGTTAGTGCAGAATTACCCCAATAAATACCGGAAGCGCCATTGAAAAAGTTCAGAAAACGGCTTTAGGAGTGTCTTGCGCTTTTCCGGTCATGCCGGAGATACCTGCCGTGGCAGCATAGGCACCTATACACCCGTCTTCCAGCCCTCCTTTGCTGCGAGACAGCGACAACAGATTTAAAGTTACAGGAGTTAGATGATGTCGATGCCAACTTTTCCCTCTGAAATAGATGAGGACGAGGCTTCCGCGCCCATAATGCCCGTTGTAGAGAATCTTGGTCCCCCTCCAGGAGATAAGATTCTTGCGACGTTCCGTTTCGACTCTATCTATTCTGATTCGTTGGTCGAGATCACTCTTGTGTCCTCGAAGCCGTTCACTGTGTGCTTCAACTGCAAAATCGTCCATGTAGCCGTTGGAGTGTGCAGTGACTATGTTGGCAGCAGAATGAACTCCGTGCAGAAGGATGGCAGTTACAGGATCGTGTTCCATTCACTCGGATGCATCAAGCAACTCTCCGTAGAATCACCACACGGTGATGGTCCACATGCGTCCTACGGGATGCGTTGGTTCCCTTTCGTCTCATCCTCCATTCAGTGCGCAATCACGGCTAATCTTGCAATCGCCTGCGTTGTTCTGGACGCCCCGGATGCCTTCCGCCTGATTTGGTACTCGGCAGATGTTAAGGACCCGGACTGCAATAAAGCTATGCTCAGTCATTCGTACGCGCCTGATCGTTCAAAGTATGTCTTCATGTGGGATGACGATACGGCTCCTGGTGAGTACAGGATTTCTTCTCAGATTCGGCTTGGTGGGATGATTCTACTTAAGGCACTCAATATACCGATGTACTACGGAATCCTGACGTTGATTGGTACTGCAGCGGCCTCGTTCCAGTCGAAATCTCTTGCTCTTGGTGCAGTAGTGGCAGCTTGGCTCTTTCTTTTGCGTCAATGGTCGAGTCTGGCGCTACCACAAAGAAACATATTACTCACACGAATTTACCAGGCAGGCGGGCTCGTCATTGCCGCATGGACGCTGATGTGGGTTTACTGTGGGTGGGCAGGACTATCAGCGATAGTTGCAATTTCGCTTGCTTACTACCGGCTCAGCGAGGTCATGAACGACTTTTCTTTTGTCGGACGACTTCCTCCCCATTGGGAGCAGCATTGGTCGCAGTCTGTTTATGTGGCAGACCTTTCGCAAAAGACATCGCTGAGAAATAAACAACTTGTGCCACAATTGCCTGAATCACCAACAACTGGGATGAAACAAGATCCGTGGGGTCGCACTTGGACATCGGACAGACAAGCGACGTAACGGCAATGTGTGGATCCAAACGAAGGTGCATAAGATGGTGCACAGAACGCAAAAAAGGGATCAACCTTTATTGGCTGATCCCTTTGATTTTGTTTGGTTGCGGGGAGAGGATTTGAACCTCTGACCTTCGGGTTATGAGCCCGACGAGCTACCAGACTGCTCCACCCCGCGTCATCGTTCGAACTCAACCTTTATACTAAATACCGTTCCCTTAGTCAAGGAAAACATTACTGTTTTTCACTTCTTGCTGCTCAGCCGCTGGCGCACTACCTCGAAAAGCATTATTCCTCCGGCTACGGAAGCATTTAGCGAGTTCACCCCTCCCTGCATCGGGATGCTCACTATCTCGTCACACCCTTTGCGCACGAGAGGTCTTATCCCTCCACCTTCTCCGCCTATTACCAGCGCTACTGGGCCAGAAAGATTCTGCTGATAGATGGTTCCCCTGGCGGAGCCGTCGGCTCCGTAGATCCAGAAGCCGGCAGCCTTCAGCGCTTCGAGCGCCTGCGAGAGATTGGTCACCTGCGCTACTGCTATCGTCTCGGTGGCGCCGGCAGAGGCTTTGTCGACTGCAGCTGTGACGCCTGCGGCGCGGTCTTTCGGTATCACTACTCCGTGAGCCCCTGCGCAGGCGGCGCTGCGGATCAGGGCGCCGAGATTGTGCGGGTCCTGCACGCTGTCGAGAAGAAGGATCAGCGGGTCGGGCTCGCTCTTCGCCTTTTCGATCAGGTCTTCGAAGTCGACGTAGTGGTATGGCTCGACCTTGAGAGCAATGCCCTGGTGGTGGTCGGTGCCGCACAGGCGGCTGAGATCCTGCTTGTCCCGCTGTCGCACGGGGACCTTGCGCTCGGCCGCCAGTTTCAGCAGGCGCTCCATGCGCTTGTCGGCGCTGGTGCCCGCTACATACAGCTCATATACCTGGCGGGTGCCGCGCATCGCTTCTATTACGGGATTGAGGCCGTAGATTATTTCTTCTTGCTTCGACATGCTCTGGGGCCTCTGTTTTGGTGGGACGTGGTGGATCACTGTTCAATGCTGACTGAGGACACCCATCCTCACCCTGTCCCTCTCCTTGAAGGAGAGGGGACGTTGGGGAAGGTATCGCGGCTAAAGGGCTGCGCCTTCCCTATACTCTGCTCTGTTTGCTACTGGTTTCCCAAAATCTCCGCAACGATCATCTCCGCGGCTTTCACCGGGTTTTCGGCTGCCGCTATCGGGCGACCGATCACCAGATAGTCGGCGCCCTTTTTCACCGCTTCGCCAGGTGTCATTATGCGCTTCTGGTCGTCGGTGGATGAAAAGCTCGGACGGACGCCTGGGGTGACGATCAGGAAGTCTTTGCCGCAGGCTTCACGGATCAGCTCTACTTCGTGCGGGGAAGCGACTACACCGTCGACGCCGGCGCTCTTGGCGAGCTTTGCAAGCTTCACCACCATTTCCGGCACGGACAGCTCTACGCCGATCCCGCGCAGCGTCTCCTCGTTGGAGGAGGTAAGGACGGTGATCGCAAGGACCTTAGGACGGTCCTCGCCGCTGAACTCCTTGTCGAGCGCTTCCATCGTCTTCGACATCATCTCGTAGCCGCCCATTGCGTGGAGGTCGCAGAGCTTGACGCCGAGGCGTGCGGCTTCGAGGGTGGCCATGGCGACGGTGTTGGGAATGTCGTGATATTTGAGATCGAGAAAGATCTGGCCGCCACGCTTCTGGATCAGTTCAACTGCGGCAGGCCCCATGGAGGTGAAGAGCTGCTTGCCGATCTTGAACATGCCGACGTGCGATGCCAGCAACTCCCCCCAGCGCTCCAGCTCGTGGGCGCTCTTTACGTCCATCGCGAAGATGATTTTCTCTATGGCTTGTTCTTTGGTCATTTGATGCGGTTTCCTTTTTCCTCTTCCTCCACCGTACATGACGGAGGAAAAGGAACCCCATCCCC
The DNA window shown above is from Geomonas sp. RF6 and carries:
- a CDS encoding lipoprotein N-acyltransferase Lnb domain-containing protein codes for the protein MRHDIPFPLSPRHGGLGTLAYLKEVNSIKHQPEWYNALTSNCTTNIRGHTAQFNPDAKFDWRIVVNGYVDQMLYERGIIDTSMPFEELKRRSYINAAAQAADGAADFNRRIRKGLPGMAR
- a CDS encoding DUF3300 domain-containing protein, with protein sequence MKRKALWLRIATLLAAVLLALPLLALAQDSDNTPQKKLSKEELGQLLAPIALYPDDLVTQILMASTYPLEIVQADRWVKSHKQSAGEQLAKDLEKESWDPSVKSLVQFPTVLAAMSDKLDLTTKIGDAFLSQQQDVLETIQELRKKAQAAGNLKSTKEQVVVVEKETIIIKPADPQVIYVPSYSPTVVYGTWPYPAYPPAYYYPPPPPSYPAYHFAAGMAVGVAWGYAWGHSDWHGQEVTINHNQNVTLNRNIDRSKYENRQGGNSTWQHNPSHRKGVAYKDGATAKRYGQSPARSTAARADARGYGSGRGAGTGARQTPGGTGRVGEPGAARGAGTSSRAAGSTTRTAASSRGGRDSAFGGGYGSGTQERVASDRGRASRQSSFGSSGASRSGGGFGGGSRGGGGGFRGGGGGRRR
- a CDS encoding DUF2950 domain-containing protein — translated: MVKTFREKRICFGLLLAILLALGCAAHALGASPSQKQRTFDSAEEAVKSLIDAVRSRDSGEVLAILGPGSREIVTSGDPVADKSGREEFLRLYDEKAVIEGAGTGKALLSIGKEGYPFPIPVVKKSRVWVFDAKAGKEELLNRRIGRNELKAVDVLHAYVDAQREYAAMDPNHNGGEFAQKIRSTPGKKDGLYWEAKDGEDESPLGPLLAQAAREGYRATNEKRIPYHGYLFRILTAQGKNADGGAFDYVVNGKMALGFALVAYPAQYGSSGVMTFIINQKGIVYQKDMGPDTGKVAAAIKLYNPDKSWKKVEPDTSVAGDATGR
- a CDS encoding acyltransferase family protein, coding for MKYRPEIDGLRALAVIPVILFHAGFRLFSGGFVGVDVFFVISGYLITSVILAEKRAGTFTLASFYERRARRILPALFVVMFACLPFAWLWLLPSDMKVFSQSLVAVSGFSSNVFFFLKSGYFDASTELVPLLHTWSLAVEEQYYMLFPIVLLLTWKVGRRWIVTIFAVVAVISLGIAQWGSLAHPTFTFFLLPTRVWELLIGVFAAFYLSGNDSARDEVNCSQQFASFAGLSLIAYAVCAFDKGTPFPSVYALIPTIGTALIIVAATPQTLVGRLLGSKHLVGVGLISYSAYLWHQPLFAFARHRSLNEPSFLLLATLVLATAILAYLTWKYVETPFRDRRRFSRAQIFRYGAVCTVFFLATGFAGHAKNGFTARTAPSTLPRDYFESAALIPVSPEGVDGNLCISEGASIGRVNIEPDAKKILLVGDSHSADYSAEFRRYVTIEKLDAWQFSVGGCGFLPSQAGVNGGQCGKAMRLLEEVIEKNRFDDIVVIGAYYSHTGHSDKELLRKDMDYLSALIHHMLQLNAHVIFFTPRYSLSVEPMRAAMLNKVDQVKTVKEAAADYVDSRIEMLTQAPKFTLFNERDRLIGLGCGDAQCFNGHTSGLNPLYRDTNHLTNYGAKLVFQQLTSAVKL
- a CDS encoding IS30 family transposase gives rise to the protein MSHTHLTENERYVISHLKVAKFSLREIGRRLGRHHTSIMREIARNGPTYPDGVYWYTFTHGTALKRRHQPRSFRRQDNADLVAYVEEKLMLDWPPEAIAARLKMDFPMDRAMRISHETIYRWIYLDAREGGELHKHLRRRRRNRRRQTRYCAGRRFIPGRVSIKERPAVVGTRERFGDWEGDTLHGAKGAGNLATYVERKSRFLLAARLADRRAATMTDHSARCFSPLPEILCQTVTVDNGSEFAEFKDLETKTGLTVYFADPYASWQRGTNENTNGILRHYFPKGFDFRTLSEEEIQQVVKQVNDRPRKCLGYRTPAEVLRASFGGAFTT
- a CDS encoding glycosyltransferase family 2 protein — protein: MSHRILLILPAYNVERGFEDILSQVPRSHTLIVDDGSYDSTYEVAMDLGFSVVRHTANLGVSAAIRTGESYARLHDYTHVILMDADGQHPPHLLDTFRHALSKSDFVLGDRFGHLEGIPPQKIASNLFASLLIDEVVGVFIRDVSCGYRGYRLSQRTSRNVISGYSEIYRKVIFNALTGVMPMRIPVPAIYDTTFPVATKRSEVLAVCNALSLFVADNPLLAHILDLANTRENITAQVGPASFSALYYPDFDSYVFTTDTSQAIALYGD
- a CDS encoding undecaprenyl diphosphate synthase family protein, producing MAIRSIGVIPDGTRRWAAREGISLPCSYAHAFKNLTKHIDALSKRGVRHIHVYMFSLYNLKRIRDEIDACLDAECEFIDNLVAREIPIAVYGDIEAMRDAHARIAEIMERLRYVQHPEGDATTVHLYIGYSFENHLRALLAGKREISSIVESLAAERIDLLIRTGGASTLSDFLPIHSRYAQLHFLPALFNDFTVRELISICEQHDAASKAYKYGE
- the rlmB gene encoding 23S rRNA (guanosine(2251)-2'-O)-methyltransferase RlmB, translated to MSKQEEIIYGLNPVIEAMRGTRQVYELYVAGTSADKRMERLLKLAAERKVPVRQRDKQDLSRLCGTDHHQGIALKVEPYHYVDFEDLIEKAKSEPDPLILLLDSVQDPHNLGALIRSAACAGAHGVVIPKDRAAGVTAAVDKASAGATETIAVAQVTNLSQALEALKAAGFWIYGADGSARGTIYQQNLSGPVALVIGGEGGGIRPLVRKGCDEIVSIPMQGGVNSLNASVAGGIMLFEVVRQRLSSKK
- the pyrF gene encoding orotidine-5'-phosphate decarboxylase — protein: MTKEQAIEKIIFAMDVKSAHELERWGELLASHVGMFKIGKQLFTSMGPAAVELIQKRGGQIFLDLKYHDIPNTVAMATLEAARLGVKLCDLHAMGGYEMMSKTMEALDKEFSGEDRPKVLAITVLTSSNEETLRGIGVELSVPEMVVKLAKLAKSAGVDGVVASPHEVELIREACGKDFLIVTPGVRPSFSSTDDQKRIMTPGEAVKKGADYLVIGRPIAAAENPVKAAEMIVAEILGNQ